A window of Rufibacter sp. LB8 contains these coding sequences:
- a CDS encoding response regulator has product METQFEPLEMVMLVDDDDTTNFVNKRLLAKMGVAKQIVIKKNGAEALEYLQSVGKAEGDNKFPDLIFLDIKMPVMDGFTFLDEYHASNLGESESMIILMLTSSASFYDLERLKTYQRVKQHFSKALTETDVKEIMAQYNQKKQK; this is encoded by the coding sequence ATGGAGACTCAGTTTGAGCCGTTGGAAATGGTCATGTTGGTTGATGATGATGATACCACCAATTTTGTGAACAAGCGCCTGTTGGCCAAGATGGGGGTGGCTAAGCAAATAGTCATCAAGAAAAACGGGGCAGAGGCGTTGGAGTACCTGCAAAGCGTAGGCAAAGCCGAAGGTGACAACAAATTCCCCGACCTTATTTTCCTGGATATTAAAATGCCGGTGATGGATGGGTTCACGTTCCTGGACGAGTACCACGCCAGCAACCTGGGTGAGAGCGAAAGCATGATTATCCTGATGCTCACTTCTTCGGCCAGTTTCTATGACTTGGAAAGGCTTAAGACTTACCAGCGCGTGAAGCAGCACTTCTCCAAAGCCTTAACCGAGACAGACGTAAAGGAAATCATGGCCCAATACAACCAGAAAAAACAAAAATAG
- a CDS encoding sterol desaturase family protein, translated as MYLDLLWQSFKEYAWYLGAELLHPHWGNYVYWLLGLSVAVYLLELALPWRKDQPRIRQDFWLDGFYLFFNFFLFSLIGFYAISNVAVHAFQDFLAWLGLKNLVALEIGTWPAWAQLLTLFVLRDFIHWNVHRLLHRVPWLWEFHKVHHSVHQMGFAAHLRFHWMENVVYRTLEYIPLAMVGFGLQDFFLVHIVALSIGHLNHANVRLPLGPFKYIFNNPQMHIWHHAKQLPQRHGANFGISLSLWDYLFKTAYVPQDGRDIELGFDESQAFPRRWHEQMRYGFGRNQPQNSAQEGPMPQAKTRPAPEPEKISQQF; from the coding sequence ATGTACCTAGACCTTCTGTGGCAGTCCTTCAAAGAATATGCGTGGTACCTGGGCGCCGAACTGCTCCACCCGCACTGGGGGAACTACGTGTACTGGCTGCTAGGGCTTTCTGTGGCGGTCTACCTGCTGGAGCTGGCCTTGCCCTGGCGCAAAGACCAACCCAGAATTCGGCAAGATTTCTGGCTAGACGGGTTCTACCTTTTCTTCAATTTCTTTTTGTTCTCGCTGATTGGGTTCTATGCCATCTCCAACGTGGCGGTGCATGCCTTTCAGGATTTTCTGGCCTGGCTGGGGCTGAAGAATCTGGTGGCCCTGGAGATTGGTACCTGGCCCGCTTGGGCGCAACTGCTCACCCTGTTTGTGCTCCGCGACTTTATTCACTGGAACGTGCACCGTCTGCTGCACCGCGTGCCCTGGCTCTGGGAATTTCACAAGGTGCATCACTCTGTGCACCAAATGGGGTTTGCCGCGCACCTGCGGTTTCACTGGATGGAAAACGTGGTGTATAGAACCCTGGAGTACATTCCGTTGGCTATGGTGGGTTTTGGCTTGCAGGATTTTTTTCTGGTACACATTGTGGCCTTGAGCATTGGGCATCTAAACCACGCCAACGTGCGGCTGCCACTGGGGCCGTTCAAGTATATTTTCAACAACCCGCAGATGCACATCTGGCACCACGCCAAACAGTTGCCCCAGCGCCACGGTGCCAACTTTGGCATAAGCCTGAGCCTCTGGGATTACCTGTTCAAAACCGCGTATGTGCCCCAAGATGGGCGTGACATAGAACTGGGCTTTGACGAGAGCCAGGCCTTTCCCCGACGCTGGCATGAACAAATGCGCTACGGCTTTGGCCGAAACCAACCACAAAATAGTGCGCAGGAGGGGCCCATGCCCCAGGCAAAGACCAGGCCAGCACCTGAACCTGAAAAAATAAGCCAACAGTTTTAG
- a CDS encoding alkaline phosphatase D family protein, with amino-acid sequence MRSFQQASIYTLLLLLLLTACTSTDTARLETLPLASASAPLSVIALGSCNSQDRKQPLWEEILKNNPQLWIWLGDNIYGDTEDMALLKVKYEKQRQQPGYQKLLATVPVVGIWDDHDYGQNNAGKEYAHKAESQQLFWDFVDEPANSPRRKQEGVYSAHTYGPPGQQVKVLLLDGRYHRDPLIGEEPKYKPNPTGDMLGEAQWQWLERELTNSTAQFHLIGSGLQFIADDHRYERWGNFPASRKRLFDLIARTKAANVILLSGDRHFAELSKIDWPGVPYPLYDLTSSGLTHNWRDGFFIEPNRHRVGAIQDRLNFGLLKIHWDQNPVVVEFQIRGKSNRLVQRIKAEYDVPALTAVNPKEF; translated from the coding sequence ATGCGCTCTTTTCAACAAGCCTCCATTTACACCTTATTGCTGCTTCTGCTGCTAACGGCCTGCACGTCCACAGACACTGCCCGGCTGGAGACGTTGCCGCTGGCTTCGGCCTCCGCCCCCTTGTCGGTGATTGCCCTGGGCTCCTGCAACTCCCAGGACCGCAAGCAGCCGCTTTGGGAAGAGATTCTCAAAAACAACCCGCAACTCTGGATCTGGCTAGGCGACAACATCTACGGCGACACCGAGGACATGGCGCTGCTCAAAGTCAAATATGAGAAACAGCGGCAACAGCCCGGCTACCAGAAACTGCTTGCCACCGTGCCCGTGGTTGGCATTTGGGACGACCATGATTACGGGCAGAACAACGCAGGCAAAGAATACGCACACAAGGCCGAGAGCCAACAGCTGTTCTGGGATTTTGTAGACGAACCCGCCAACAGCCCCCGCAGAAAGCAGGAAGGCGTGTACAGTGCCCATACCTACGGCCCGCCGGGGCAGCAGGTGAAAGTCTTGCTGCTGGACGGCCGCTACCACCGTGATCCTTTAATAGGCGAAGAACCCAAATACAAACCCAACCCCACCGGTGACATGCTGGGCGAGGCCCAATGGCAGTGGCTGGAACGCGAACTCACCAACAGCACGGCTCAGTTCCACCTCATTGGCAGCGGCCTGCAGTTTATTGCAGATGACCACCGGTATGAGCGCTGGGGCAACTTTCCGGCTTCCAGAAAGCGGCTGTTTGACCTCATTGCCCGTACCAAAGCCGCCAATGTGATCTTGCTTTCCGGAGACCGCCACTTTGCCGAACTGTCTAAGATAGACTGGCCCGGCGTGCCCTATCCGCTTTATGATCTTACCAGCAGCGGCCTGACCCATAACTGGCGAGACGGCTTTTTCATTGAGCCCAACCGCCACCGCGTAGGCGCCATACAAGACCGCCTGAACTTTGGGCTTCTCAAAATACATTGGGACCAGAACCCCGTGGTGGTGGAGTTTCAGATAAGAGGCAAAAGCAACCGCCTGGTGCAACGCATAAAAGCCGAATATGACGTGCCCGCCCTTACCGCCGTAAACCCGAAGGAATTCTAG
- a CDS encoding GyrI-like domain-containing protein, producing the protein MNKKFFIYMAVVLAITLGIYAYVGGFSSVDITKATSEQTFVVGRYYQGNPESKELGERFTEVGQLVEKKQLTGDFAGIYYNKPTKETKLLKAFIGVAVADSTVAVPQGFELRVVPAGQPVLLGKSEASVMLAPKLIYEALFDYAEEHKLALQEFYVERFPEGKPAQIQVFLK; encoded by the coding sequence GGCGGTGGTGTTGGCCATCACCCTCGGGATTTACGCGTACGTAGGCGGTTTTTCAAGCGTTGACATCACCAAGGCAACCTCTGAGCAGACCTTTGTGGTGGGCCGCTATTACCAGGGCAACCCAGAATCCAAAGAGCTGGGCGAGCGCTTCACCGAGGTGGGCCAGCTGGTGGAGAAAAAACAACTGACCGGCGATTTTGCCGGCATCTATTACAATAAACCCACCAAAGAAACCAAGTTGCTCAAGGCATTTATTGGCGTGGCCGTGGCAGATTCTACGGTGGCGGTGCCCCAAGGCTTTGAGTTGCGGGTGGTGCCCGCCGGCCAACCGGTGCTGCTGGGGAAATCTGAGGCAAGCGTGATGCTGGCGCCCAAATTAATCTATGAAGCCCTGTTTGATTACGCTGAGGAGCACAAGCTTGCCCTGCAGGAATTCTACGTGGAACGTTTCCCAGAAGGCAAGCCCGCCCAGATTCAGGTGTTTTTGAAGTAA